From one Gossypium hirsutum isolate 1008001.06 chromosome D08, Gossypium_hirsutum_v2.1, whole genome shotgun sequence genomic stretch:
- the LOC107928343 gene encoding dynamin-2A: MEAIEELSQLSDSMRQAAALLADEDVDENSSSKRSSTFLNVVALGNVGAGKSAVLNSLIGHPILPTGENGATRAPISIDLQKEGSISSKSIILQIDNKSQQVSASALRHSLQDRLSKSSSGKNRDEVYLKLRTSTAPPLKLIDLPGLDQRIMDESMISDYAERNDAILLVIVPAAQAPEIASSRALRLAKEYDGEGTRTIGIISKIDQAASEQKALAAVQALLLNQGPPKTADIPWVALIGQSVSIASAQSGSENSLETAWRAEFETLKSILTGAPQSKLGRIALVDALAQQIRKRMKVRLPNLLSGLQGKSQIVQDELVRLGEQMVQSAEGTRAIALELCREFEDRFLQHITTGEGSGWKIVASFEGNFPNRIKQLPIDRHFDINNVKRIVLEADGYQPYLISPEKGLRSLIKGVLELAKEPARLCVDEVHRVLIDIVSAAANATPGLGRYPPFKREVVAIASAALDGFKIEAKKMVVALVDMERAFVPPQHFIRLVQRRMERQRREEELKNRSSKKGHEAEQGMLNRAPSPQPGGQQTGGTLKSLKEKFGQGEKEVQEGSALKVAGADKEITAGFLLKKSAKTNGWSRRWFVLNEKTGKLGYTKKQEEKLFRGVIVLEECSIEEIPDEEEPAPKSSKDKKANGSDKQPSLVFKITSKVPYKTVLKAHSAVVLKAESMADKTEWLNKLSKVIQPSTGPVKGGPDGTPGMRQSRSDGSLDTMPRRPVDPEEELRWMSQEVRGYVEAVLNSLAANVPKAVVLCQVEKAKEDMLNQLYSSVSAQSTNRIEELLQEDQNVKRRRERFQKQSSLLSKLTRQLSIHDNRAASASDWSDSGAGAESSPRTSGGSVGDDWRTAFDAAAANGPVDYRRSGSNGPTQNGDVNSRSGSNSRRTPNRMPPAPPQSGSGYKY, from the exons ATGGAAGCGATCGAAGAGTTGTCACAGCTTTCAGATTCCATGAGGCAAGCGGCGGCGTTGCTTGCCGACGAAGATGTTGATGAAAACTCAAGTTCAAAGAGGTCTTCTACTTTCCTCAACGTCGTTGCTCTCGGCAATGTT GGGGCTGGGAAATCTGCAGTTTTAAACAGTTTAATTGGACACCCAATTCTG CCAACCGGTGAAAATGGTGCTACCAGGGCTCCTATTAGCATTGATTTACAGAAGGAAGGTTCTATAAGCAGCAAATCGATTATTCTGCAAATCGACAACAAATCTCAACAAGTTTCTGCCA GTGCATTGCGGCATTCTTTACAAGACAGGTTAAGTAAGAGTTCCTCAGGAAAGAACCGAGATGAGGTTTACCTTAAGCTGCGGACAAGTACAG CACCTCCCCTGAAATTAATTGACTTGCCTGGACTGGACCAGCGAATTATGGATGAATCAATG ATTAGTGATTATGCTGAGCGTAATGATGCCATTTTATTAGTTATTGTTCCTGCGGCCCAAGCACCAGAAATTGCTTCATCACGAGCACTCCGCCTTGCCAAAGAGTATGATGGAGAAG GTACTCGAACCATTGGCATAATTAGCAAAATAGATCAAGCTGCCTCTGAGCAAAAAGCACTTGCGGCTGTTCAGGCTCTCCTGTTAAATCAGGGACCACCAAAGACAGCTGATATCCCATGGGTTGCTTTAATTGGTCAATCGGTTTCAATAGCTTCTGCACAGTCTGGATCAGAAAATTCTTTGGAAACAGCATGGAGAGCAGAGTTTGAAACCCTCAAATCCATACTAACTGGAGCTCCTCAGAGCAAGCTGGGAAGAATAGCTTTGGTCGATGCTCTTGCACAGCAGATTCGTAAGCGCATGAAAGTCAGGCTTCCAAACCTCCTCTCCGG GTTACAAGGGAAGTCCCAAATTGTTCAGGATGAGTTGGTAAGGCTTGGTGAGCAGATGGTCCAGAGTGCTGAGGGTACAAGGGCTATTGCATTGGAACTCTGTCGTGAATTTGAGGATAGATTTCTGCAACACATTACAACTGGTGAG GGTTCTGGATGGAAAATTGTTGCCAGTTTTGAGGGGAATTTTCCTAATAGGATCAAGCAGCTTCCAATAGACAGACATTTTGATATCAATAATGTCAAACGG ATTGTATTAGAAGCTGATGGTTACCAGCCATATTTGATATCCCCTGAAAAGGGTTTGAGATCTCTAATAAAAGGGGTGTTGGAGCTGGCCAAAGAACCAGCACGTCTTTGTGTTGATGAG GTACACCGTGTCCTAATAGACATAGTTTCTGCTGCTGCAAATGCTACACCTGGTTTGGGAAGGTACCCTCCATTCAAGAGAGAG gtTGTGGCCATTGCTAGTGCTGCCTTGGATGGGTTTAAAATTGAAGCCAAAAAAATGGTTGTGGCACTTGTTGACATGGAGCGAGCTTTTGTACCCCCTCAGCACTTTATTAGATTGGTGCAAAGGAG gATGGAAAGACAGCGCCGGGAGGAGGAGCTGAAGAATCGGTCCTCAAAGAAAGGACATGAAGCTGAGCAGGGAATGCTGAATAGG GCACCAAGTCCTCAACCAGGTGGTCAGCAAACTGGTGGAACCTTGAAGTCATTGAAAGAGAAATTTGGGCAGGGTGAGAAAGAAGTACAGGAGGGGTCTGCTTTGAAAGTTGCTGGTGCTGATAAAGAAATAACTGCAG ggtttttgctgaagaaaagtGCTAAAACTAATGGATGGAGTCGGCGATGGTTTGTTTTGAATGAGAAGACTGGAAAG CTTGGCTACACCAAAAAGCAAGAGGAAAAGCTTTTTCGAGGTGTCATCGTGTTAGAG GAATGCAGCATTGAAGAAATACCAGATGAGGAAGAACCTGCCCCAAAAAGTTCGAAGGATAAAAAGGCTAATGGCTCGGATAAGCAACCGAGTCTTGTGTTCAAGATAACTAGCAAGGTTCCTTATAAAACTGTCTTGAAAG CTCACAGTGCTGTTGTGTTGAAGGCTGAAAGTATGGCTGATAAGACTGAATGGTTAAACAAATTGTCAAAAGTTATTCAACCTTCTACAGGGCCAGTGAAAGGTGGACCTGATGGCACTCCCGGAATGCGACAGAGCCGTTCAGATGGTTCTCTT GATACAATGCCTCGAAGACCTGTTGATCCTGAAGAAGAACTTCGATGGATGTCTCAAGAAGTTCGTGGTTATGTTGAAGCTGTATTGAACAGTTTAGCTGCCAATGTCCCCAAG GCTGTTGTTCTTTGCCAAGTGGAGAAAGCTAAAGAAGACATGCTAAATCAGTTATATAGCTCCGTCAG TGCTCAAAGCACGAATAGGATTGAGGAGCTACTTCAAGAGGATCAAAATGTAAAGCGTAGAAGGGAGCGTTTTCAGAAGCAGTCATCACTTCTTTCAAAATTAACGCGCCAACTTAGCATACATGACAATCGAGCTGCTTCTGCTTCTGATTGGTCTGACAGTGGCGCTGGGGCAG AAAGTAGCCCGAGAACAAGTGGTGGCTCAGTTGGTGACGACTGGAGGACTGCATTTGATGCAGCTGCTGCTAACGGCCCTGTGGATTACAGGAGGTCTGGCTCTAACGGTCCAACACAAAACGGTGACGTGAATTCTCGATCAGGGTCCAACAGTCGTCGTACCCCTAACCGTATGCCACCTGCACCACCACAATCTGGCTCCGGTTACAAATATTAA
- the LOC107928356 gene encoding eukaryotic translation initiation factor 2D isoform X1 produces the protein MFKKAVEAKAQQRLSGADRKKLKRTIRDRFPRASDADIDALLPPKAEITVSKFQNRVHVYGVEGGFPLFFNVDGRGSEIYPTVFALWELPEMLPYFMLKGGEVSRFVIGGADLMFPGISVAAEGLPSFSAGEPWAVKVPGNPAPIAVGSTTMSSAEALKAGLRGKALRIMHYYRDLLWESVEGHYVPNSGFLEDVVLEDPSFLASNQPSDSSEGATCESDVQQSCVNNENTEGSIDVNGAISDACAASMQNDSENAAKEITTDASDLKSTANVDAAKLDIELSSLSIEDVDSHLDRCLLQALHTTVKDKDLPMPGSTLWSNHVLPCRPSGITLDIKKSSHKKLSKWLQAKTSTGLITVKEDKYKKEAMLISVNRGHPEYLQFKPEKRPVEKVVQAGDSAASESRSQKALEVVEVYKSSVHVNPIFASVGADTGKLYSASEATDIVFKYIEKENLVKQTNKATVVLDATLCDALFKGAIKKGSTYPTEIHKKDLGATFINRMQAHHMVTRGGESVVRKGVLKTVQIMTERRQGNKKVTKVSGLETFLIDPEALASELQKKFACSTTVAELPGKKGLEVLIQGGVIDDVARHLLEQYGIPKRYIEVLDKTRK, from the exons atgTTCAAGAAGGCAGTAGAAGCTAAGGCTCAGCAGAGGCTATCAGGTGCCGACAGGAAGAAGCTAAAACGCACCATCAGAGACCGATTTCCCAGAGCTTCCGATGCCGATATCGATGCTTTGCTTCCGCCCAAG GCTGAGATTACTGTTTCCAAGTTTCAAAATCGAGTCCATGTGTATGGTGTAGAAGGGGGTTTTCCTTTGTTTTTCAATGTTGATGGCCGTGGCTCTGAAATATACCCTACCG TTTTTGCTCTCTGGGAGCTCCCTGAAATGTTACCTTATTTTATGCTTAAGGGGGGTGAAGTTTCTCGATTTGTCATTGGAGGGGCAGATTTGATGTTCCCTGGTATTAGTGTGGCTGCTGAAGGTCTACCTTCATTTTCAGCTGGTGAGCCATGGGCGGTTAAAGTTCCTGGCAATCCAGCACCTATTGCA GTTGGGTCCACCACAATGAGCAGTGCTGAAGCCTTAAAAGCTGGTTTGCGTGGGAAGGCTTTAAGGATAATGCACTATTACCGTGACTTACTTTG GGAGTCGGTTGAGGGTCATTATGTTCCTAACTCAGGTTTCTTGGAGGATGTTGTCTTGGAGGATCCTTCTTTTTTGGCATCAAATCAACCTTCTGATTCATCTGAAGGTGCTACTTGCGAGTCCGATGTGCAACAAAGTTGCGTTAACAATGAAAATACCGAGGGGTCCATTGATGTAAATGGtgctatttctgatgcatgtgcTGCCTCAATGCAAAATGACTCTGAGAATGCTGCAAAAGAAATTACGACGGATGCCTCTGATTTGAAGTCAACAGCTAATGTTGATGCTGCCAAACTGGATATTGAGCTCTCGTCTCTCTCCATTGAGGATGTAGATTCCCATTTGGATAGATGCCTTTTGCAGGCTTTGCATACAACAGTGAAGGATAAAGACCTTCCGATGCCTGGAAGCACGTTATG GTCAAATCACGTGTTACCTTGTAGACCTTCAGGAATCACATTAGATATCAAGAAATCATCTCATAAGAAGTTATCAAAGTGGCTGCAAGCCAAAACATCTACTGGACTG ATAACAGTAAAAGAAGACAAGTACAAGAAAGAAGCTATGTTGATTTCTGTTAATCGAGGTCACCCAGAATACTTGCAATTTAAGCCAGAAAAGCGACCGGTAGAGAAAGTTGTTCAGGCTGGTGATTCTGCTGCTAGTGAAAGCCGTTCACAGAAGGCGCTTGAAGTGGTAGAGGTCTATAAGTCAAGTGTGCATGTTAATCCCATTTTTGCTTCTGTTGGAGCTGACACTGGGAAACTGTACTCAGCTTCTGAAGCTACTGATATTGTCTTCAAGTACATTGAGAAAGAAAATCTGGTGAAGCAAACAAACAAAGCCACTGTGGTATTAGATGCAACTTTGTGTGATGCGTTATTTAAGGGAGCCATCAAGAAAGGATCAACATATCCAACTGAGATCCACAAGAAAGATTTAGGAGCAACATTTATAAACCGTATGCAGGCCCACCACATGGTGACTAGAGGAGGTGAATCTGTTGTTCGGAAAGGTGTTTTGAAAACAGTTCAGATAATGACTGAACGGAGGCAAGGCAACAAGAAGGTGACAAAAGTTTCAGGTTTGGAAACTTTCCTCATTGATCCAGAAGCATTGGCATCAGAGTTGCAGAAGAAGTTTGCTTGCAGTACAACAGTGGCAGAATTGCCAG GTAAGAAAGGGCTTGAGGTTCTTATCCAAGGTGGGGTCATTGATGATGTTGCGAGACATCTGCTTGAGCAATATGGAATTCCAAAGAGATACATTGAAGTTCTTGATAAAACCAGGAAATAA
- the LOC107928356 gene encoding eukaryotic translation initiation factor 2D isoform X2, whose amino-acid sequence MLPYFMLKGGEVSRFVIGGADLMFPGISVAAEGLPSFSAGEPWAVKVPGNPAPIAVGSTTMSSAEALKAGLRGKALRIMHYYRDLLWESVEGHYVPNSGFLEDVVLEDPSFLASNQPSDSSEGATCESDVQQSCVNNENTEGSIDVNGAISDACAASMQNDSENAAKEITTDASDLKSTANVDAAKLDIELSSLSIEDVDSHLDRCLLQALHTTVKDKDLPMPGSTLWSNHVLPCRPSGITLDIKKSSHKKLSKWLQAKTSTGLITVKEDKYKKEAMLISVNRGHPEYLQFKPEKRPVEKVVQAGDSAASESRSQKALEVVEVYKSSVHVNPIFASVGADTGKLYSASEATDIVFKYIEKENLVKQTNKATVVLDATLCDALFKGAIKKGSTYPTEIHKKDLGATFINRMQAHHMVTRGGESVVRKGVLKTVQIMTERRQGNKKVTKVSGLETFLIDPEALASELQKKFACSTTVAELPGKKGLEVLIQGGVIDDVARHLLEQYGIPKRYIEVLDKTRK is encoded by the exons ATGTTACCTTATTTTATGCTTAAGGGGGGTGAAGTTTCTCGATTTGTCATTGGAGGGGCAGATTTGATGTTCCCTGGTATTAGTGTGGCTGCTGAAGGTCTACCTTCATTTTCAGCTGGTGAGCCATGGGCGGTTAAAGTTCCTGGCAATCCAGCACCTATTGCA GTTGGGTCCACCACAATGAGCAGTGCTGAAGCCTTAAAAGCTGGTTTGCGTGGGAAGGCTTTAAGGATAATGCACTATTACCGTGACTTACTTTG GGAGTCGGTTGAGGGTCATTATGTTCCTAACTCAGGTTTCTTGGAGGATGTTGTCTTGGAGGATCCTTCTTTTTTGGCATCAAATCAACCTTCTGATTCATCTGAAGGTGCTACTTGCGAGTCCGATGTGCAACAAAGTTGCGTTAACAATGAAAATACCGAGGGGTCCATTGATGTAAATGGtgctatttctgatgcatgtgcTGCCTCAATGCAAAATGACTCTGAGAATGCTGCAAAAGAAATTACGACGGATGCCTCTGATTTGAAGTCAACAGCTAATGTTGATGCTGCCAAACTGGATATTGAGCTCTCGTCTCTCTCCATTGAGGATGTAGATTCCCATTTGGATAGATGCCTTTTGCAGGCTTTGCATACAACAGTGAAGGATAAAGACCTTCCGATGCCTGGAAGCACGTTATG GTCAAATCACGTGTTACCTTGTAGACCTTCAGGAATCACATTAGATATCAAGAAATCATCTCATAAGAAGTTATCAAAGTGGCTGCAAGCCAAAACATCTACTGGACTG ATAACAGTAAAAGAAGACAAGTACAAGAAAGAAGCTATGTTGATTTCTGTTAATCGAGGTCACCCAGAATACTTGCAATTTAAGCCAGAAAAGCGACCGGTAGAGAAAGTTGTTCAGGCTGGTGATTCTGCTGCTAGTGAAAGCCGTTCACAGAAGGCGCTTGAAGTGGTAGAGGTCTATAAGTCAAGTGTGCATGTTAATCCCATTTTTGCTTCTGTTGGAGCTGACACTGGGAAACTGTACTCAGCTTCTGAAGCTACTGATATTGTCTTCAAGTACATTGAGAAAGAAAATCTGGTGAAGCAAACAAACAAAGCCACTGTGGTATTAGATGCAACTTTGTGTGATGCGTTATTTAAGGGAGCCATCAAGAAAGGATCAACATATCCAACTGAGATCCACAAGAAAGATTTAGGAGCAACATTTATAAACCGTATGCAGGCCCACCACATGGTGACTAGAGGAGGTGAATCTGTTGTTCGGAAAGGTGTTTTGAAAACAGTTCAGATAATGACTGAACGGAGGCAAGGCAACAAGAAGGTGACAAAAGTTTCAGGTTTGGAAACTTTCCTCATTGATCCAGAAGCATTGGCATCAGAGTTGCAGAAGAAGTTTGCTTGCAGTACAACAGTGGCAGAATTGCCAG GTAAGAAAGGGCTTGAGGTTCTTATCCAAGGTGGGGTCATTGATGATGTTGCGAGACATCTGCTTGAGCAATATGGAATTCCAAAGAGATACATTGAAGTTCTTGATAAAACCAGGAAATAA